A region of Deltaproteobacteria bacterium DNA encodes the following proteins:
- a CDS encoding sulfite oxidase, with product MERLGGEKRTGLFELHADAPRRADWTVFGRVPHTDRRGFLKGAGFAAMAAAVGAAMPFHRYMPAGFMPEALAAGPVGIEGKDGLTVLGARPLNAETPPHLLDDEVTPTVRHFIRNNGIAPKQVDAGTWRLRIDGLVHRPMDLSIEDLRRRFEVVKRRLTIECAGNGRAFFEPRVGGNQWTLGAVACSEWTGVRLADVLKAVGVKDNVVYTAHVGADTDVSGARGELPLSRGVPIEKAMEPGNLIAFGMNGGPLHPMNGAPLRLVIPGWPGSCSQKWLTRIWLRDVVHDGAKMTGSSYRVPEYPIAPGEMVPDSSMAFIGSMPVKSLITTPGNGLSINGRSLSVAGHAWAGDNEVARVDVSTDFGASWQRAALGRPANGYAWQRWSARLEFPGQGYYEVWARATDDKGTSQPFAIAWNPKGYLNNAMHRIFVRVS from the coding sequence ATGGAACGACTCGGGGGCGAGAAACGCACAGGCCTCTTCGAACTCCATGCGGACGCCCCTAGGCGAGCCGATTGGACCGTGTTCGGACGCGTGCCGCACACGGATCGCCGGGGTTTTCTCAAGGGAGCCGGTTTTGCGGCCATGGCGGCGGCGGTCGGCGCAGCGATGCCCTTTCACCGTTACATGCCGGCCGGCTTCATGCCGGAAGCGCTTGCCGCCGGTCCGGTGGGAATCGAGGGCAAGGACGGTCTCACGGTACTCGGCGCGCGGCCGCTGAACGCGGAGACTCCGCCTCATCTGCTTGACGACGAGGTGACCCCTACGGTCCGGCACTTCATTCGGAACAACGGTATCGCTCCGAAGCAGGTGGACGCGGGGACTTGGCGTCTTCGGATCGATGGTCTCGTGCACCGGCCGATGGATCTGAGCATCGAGGATCTGAGGAGACGTTTCGAGGTGGTGAAGCGCCGGCTGACCATCGAATGCGCCGGCAACGGGCGGGCGTTCTTCGAGCCACGCGTGGGCGGCAACCAATGGACGCTGGGCGCGGTGGCCTGTTCTGAATGGACGGGTGTTCGCCTCGCCGACGTCCTGAAGGCGGTGGGCGTGAAGGACAACGTTGTCTACACCGCGCATGTGGGGGCGGATACGGATGTCTCCGGCGCGAGGGGAGAGCTACCGCTCTCCCGCGGGGTGCCCATCGAGAAGGCGATGGAACCGGGCAACCTCATCGCCTTCGGCATGAACGGCGGGCCGTTGCATCCGATGAACGGGGCGCCGCTACGGTTGGTGATCCCTGGCTGGCCGGGGTCCTGCTCGCAGAAGTGGCTCACGCGCATCTGGCTGCGTGACGTGGTGCACGACGGGGCCAAGATGACAGGGAGCTCCTACCGCGTTCCGGAGTATCCGATCGCGCCCGGCGAAATGGTGCCGGACAGCTCCATGGCCTTCATCGGCTCCATGCCTGTGAAATCCCTGATCACGACCCCCGGGAACGGGCTGTCGATCAACGGCCGGAGCCTGTCGGTGGCGGGGCACGCCTGGGCGGGCGACAACGAGGTGGCGCGCGTCGACGTGTCGACCGATTTCGGGGCTTCCTGGCAGCGAGCCGCGCTCGGGCGGCCGGCCAACGGGTATGCGTGGCAGCGGTGGTCGGCGAGGCTGGAGTTTCCCGGCCAAGGCTATTACGAGGTCTGGGCCCGGGCCACCGACGACAAGGGAACCAGCCAGCCGTTTGCCATCGCGTGGAATCCCAAGGGCTATCTCAACAACGCGATGCACCGTATCTTCGTGCGCGTGAGTTGA
- a CDS encoding type II toxin-antitoxin system RelE/ParE family toxin codes for MIQSFRHKGLAELFQRGRSRHVQPTLQVRCLRRLEILDQAETLDEINMPGFNLHRLHGIPERYSVHVNGPWCITFAWQDGEALRVDLEQYH; via the coding sequence ATGATCCAGAGCTTTCGTCACAAAGGGCTCGCTGAACTCTTCCAACGGGGCCGCAGCCGCCATGTTCAACCGACCCTTCAGGTGCGTTGCCTGCGCCGGCTGGAAATTCTGGATCAGGCCGAAACATTGGACGAAATCAACATGCCGGGTTTCAACCTACATCGTCTCCACGGAATACCGGAGCGATACAGTGTCCATGTCAACGGTCCCTGGTGCATCACATTCGCCTGGCAGGACGGTGAGGCCCTGCGAGTGGATCTTGAACAGTACCATTAG
- a CDS encoding HigA family addiction module antitoxin: MTEYLVKRPLERPPIHPGEILREDVLPALGLSVSEAARRLGVSRQQLHRILACTHAVTVEMALRIGRLVGNGPGLWLRMQQNHDLWRMEQGLRSELDKITPAEPTPTDLI; the protein is encoded by the coding sequence ATGACAGAGTACTTGGTCAAACGCCCCCTCGAACGCCCGCCGATACATCCGGGTGAGATATTGCGCGAGGACGTTCTTCCCGCACTCGGCTTGTCGGTCAGCGAGGCAGCCCGACGGCTTGGCGTGTCGCGTCAGCAATTGCACAGAATCCTGGCTTGCACTCACGCCGTTACGGTGGAGATGGCGCTACGGATCGGGAGACTCGTGGGCAACGGTCCCGGACTCTGGCTCAGGATGCAGCAGAACCACGATCTTTGGCGGATGGAGCAAGGACTCAGGAGCGAGCTGGACAAGATTACGCCGGCCGAGCCGACTCCCACGGATCTCATCTAG
- the clpA gene encoding ATP-dependent Clp protease ATP-binding subunit ClpA has translation MITKNLEAVLKAAYDEAKNRRHEFVCVEHLLWVLLDDPHASEVILHCGGDLDRLRRELEEFFETRMETLPEGTEKEPEQTLGFHRIVQRAFIHAQTSEKAEIQGSDLLVALYREQQCYARYLLEAQDISRFDLINYISHGVSKLPEEEPQHIPGGEEDEEAGQGPQRDPLEVFTTELVEKASKGLLDPLIGRNNEIARTIHVLCRRRKNNPIYVGDPGVGKTAIAEGLALRIHEEKVPEVLSDTRIYALDMGAVLAGTKFRGEFEARLKGVITALKDKPGAVLFIDEIHTVVGAGATSGGSLDASNILKPVLASGEIKCIGSTTYHDYRSYFERDRALSRRFQRIEVPEPSIDETVKILQGLKPHYEKHHGVTYSQPALRTAAKLSAKHINDRFLPDKAIDVIDEVGASVRILPPEKRKKTIGPKDVEQIVATMAKIPPRSVSSSDREQLGNLDRDMKLVVFGQDEAIDALASTIKLSRSGLGQPEKPTGCFLFSGPTGVGKTEAAKQLAQIMGIEFLRFDMSEYMEKHTVSRLLGAPPGYVGFDQGGLLTDAIRKTPYAVLLLDEIEKAHPDLFNVLLQVMDHATLTDNNGKKADFRNIILIMTTNAGGREMSGTALGFAHNSNVGKGREAIEKMFSPEFRNRLDATIFFNSLSPVVIEKVVDKFITQLDAQLNERKVTIQLEPAARTWLAERGYDPQFGARPMARLIDNEIKKRLADEILFGQLQNGGRVRVDEKDGELVFEYEV, from the coding sequence GTGATCACCAAGAACCTGGAGGCGGTGCTCAAGGCGGCCTACGACGAGGCCAAGAACCGGCGGCACGAGTTCGTTTGCGTCGAGCACCTGTTGTGGGTGCTGCTCGACGACCCGCACGCCAGCGAAGTCATCCTTCACTGCGGCGGTGACCTCGACCGTTTGCGGCGGGAGCTGGAAGAGTTCTTCGAGACGCGCATGGAGACGCTGCCCGAAGGGACGGAGAAGGAGCCGGAGCAGACCCTGGGCTTCCACCGCATCGTCCAGCGCGCCTTCATTCACGCGCAGACCTCCGAGAAGGCCGAGATCCAGGGGAGCGACTTGCTGGTGGCCCTGTACCGCGAGCAGCAATGCTACGCGCGCTACCTGCTGGAGGCGCAGGACATCAGCCGCTTCGACCTCATCAACTACATCTCCCACGGCGTCTCCAAGCTGCCGGAGGAAGAGCCGCAGCACATTCCCGGGGGCGAGGAGGACGAGGAAGCGGGGCAGGGGCCGCAACGCGATCCGCTGGAGGTCTTCACCACCGAACTGGTGGAGAAGGCGTCCAAGGGACTCCTGGACCCGCTCATCGGCCGCAACAACGAGATCGCCCGCACCATCCACGTGTTGTGCCGGCGGCGCAAGAACAACCCCATCTACGTCGGCGACCCGGGCGTGGGGAAGACCGCCATCGCCGAGGGACTGGCGCTGCGCATCCATGAGGAGAAGGTACCGGAAGTGTTGTCGGACACGCGCATCTACGCCCTGGACATGGGCGCGGTGCTGGCCGGCACGAAGTTTCGCGGCGAGTTCGAGGCACGGCTGAAGGGTGTCATCACGGCGCTCAAGGACAAGCCCGGCGCGGTGCTCTTCATCGACGAGATCCACACCGTGGTGGGCGCCGGCGCCACCAGCGGCGGTTCGCTGGACGCCTCCAACATTCTGAAGCCGGTGCTGGCGTCGGGCGAGATCAAGTGCATCGGCTCCACGACGTACCACGACTACCGGAGCTACTTCGAGCGCGACCGGGCGCTGTCGCGGCGGTTCCAGCGCATCGAGGTGCCGGAGCCCAGCATCGACGAGACCGTCAAGATCCTGCAGGGGCTGAAGCCTCACTATGAGAAGCACCACGGCGTGACCTACAGCCAGCCGGCGCTGCGCACCGCGGCCAAGCTCTCGGCCAAGCACATCAACGACCGCTTCCTGCCGGACAAGGCCATCGACGTCATCGACGAGGTGGGCGCGTCGGTGCGGATCCTGCCGCCGGAGAAGCGCAAGAAAACCATCGGACCCAAGGACGTGGAGCAGATCGTCGCCACCATGGCGAAGATCCCGCCGCGCAGCGTCTCCAGCTCCGACAGGGAGCAGCTCGGCAACCTGGACCGGGACATGAAGCTCGTGGTCTTCGGCCAGGACGAGGCCATCGACGCCTTGGCCAGCACCATCAAACTGTCCCGCTCCGGCCTGGGCCAGCCCGAGAAGCCCACCGGCTGCTTTCTCTTCTCCGGTCCCACGGGCGTGGGCAAGACCGAGGCGGCCAAGCAACTCGCCCAGATCATGGGCATCGAGTTCCTGCGCTTCGACATGAGCGAGTACATGGAGAAGCACACGGTGTCGCGCCTGCTGGGCGCCCCGCCGGGCTACGTCGGCTTCGACCAGGGCGGCCTCCTGACCGACGCCATCCGCAAGACGCCCTACGCGGTGCTGCTGCTCGACGAAATCGAGAAAGCGCACCCCGACCTGTTCAACGTGCTGCTGCAGGTCATGGACCACGCCACGCTCACCGACAACAACGGCAAGAAGGCCGACTTCCGCAACATCATCCTGATCATGACCACCAACGCGGGCGGCCGGGAGATGAGCGGCACCGCCCTGGGCTTCGCCCACAACTCCAACGTGGGCAAGGGCAGGGAAGCCATCGAGAAGATGTTCAGCCCCGAGTTCCGCAACCGCCTGGACGCCACCATCTTCTTCAACTCCCTGAGCCCCGTGGTCATCGAGAAGGTCGTCGACAAGTTCATCACCCAGCTCGACGCCCAGTTGAACGAGCGCAAGGTCACCATCCAGCTCGAACCCGCCGCGCGCACCTGGCTCGCCGAGCGCGGCTACGACCCCCAGTTCGGCGCCCGCCCCATGGCCCGCCTCATCGACAACGAGATCAAGAAACGCCTCGCCGACGAGATCCTCTTCGGCCAACTCCAGAACGGCGGCCGCGTCCGCGTCGACGAAAAGGACGGCGAGCTGGTGTTCGAGTACGAGGTGTGA
- the clpS gene encoding ATP-dependent Clp protease adapter ClpS: MSKREHDLDREVVVETKKKLQRPSLFKVLLHNDDYTTKEFVVQILEYVFNKENTEAVQIMLHVHRNGIGVAGVYPYEVAETKVKTVDSLARQYEYPLKCSIEEE; this comes from the coding sequence ATGAGCAAGCGCGAACACGATCTCGATCGCGAAGTCGTCGTCGAAACCAAGAAGAAGCTCCAGCGGCCGTCGCTCTTCAAGGTGCTGCTGCACAACGACGACTACACCACCAAGGAGTTCGTGGTGCAGATCCTGGAGTACGTCTTCAACAAGGAGAACACGGAGGCCGTGCAGATCATGCTGCACGTGCACCGGAACGGCATCGGCGTGGCCGGGGTCTATCCCTACGAGGTGGCGGAGACCAAGGTGAAGACGGTGGACAGTCTGGCGCGCCAGTACGAGTATCCACTCAAGTGCTCCATCGAAGAGGAATGA
- a CDS encoding HipA domain-containing protein, with the protein MQHLKNWSLTYPDRRHGVLAPAYDFVSTVAYIPDGEAALNFSCTKRFDQFSEDELSHLAARARLPQRLVLETARETVELFRQYWRAEKASLPLEASVVDAVEAHLRTVPIA; encoded by the coding sequence TTGCAGCATCTCAAGAACTGGTCGCTGACCTATCCCGACCGGCGCCATGGGGTGCTGGCGCCCGCCTATGACTTCGTTTCGACCGTCGCCTACATTCCCGACGGCGAGGCGGCCCTCAACTTCAGCTGCACCAAGCGGTTCGATCAGTTCTCGGAAGACGAGCTCTCTCATCTCGCCGCCAGGGCACGCCTGCCGCAAAGACTCGTCCTCGAGACCGCGCGCGAAACAGTGGAACTGTTCCGACAGTACTGGCGCGCGGAGAAGGCAAGTCTACCGCTGGAAGCAAGCGTCGTCGATGCCGTCGAAGCACACCTCCGGACGGTCCCCATCGCCTGA
- a CDS encoding cupin domain-containing protein produces the protein MAKYNKMSMPLKDVKDKEFLSQRLKCEGVGFGIVRIKPGKGAEYVHQHEVQEEVFMTLKGDGTIILDGRRIPMPEGTVIRVSPEVNRAIGNDSKRDVVFLCMGAVPPKDFPLGGRTLLGDGIPHRDKVPRWKKA, from the coding sequence ATGGCCAAGTACAACAAGATGTCCATGCCCCTGAAGGACGTGAAGGACAAGGAGTTCTTGTCGCAAAGGCTCAAGTGTGAGGGGGTCGGTTTCGGTATCGTGCGCATCAAGCCGGGCAAGGGCGCGGAGTACGTGCACCAGCACGAGGTTCAGGAAGAGGTGTTCATGACCCTCAAGGGCGACGGCACCATCATCCTGGACGGCCGCCGGATTCCCATGCCCGAGGGCACCGTCATCCGCGTGAGCCCGGAGGTGAACCGCGCCATCGGCAACGATTCAAAGCGGGACGTGGTGTTCCTGTGCATGGGCGCGGTCCCGCCGAAGGACTTCCCCTTGGGCGGCCGCACGCTGTTGGGTGACGGCATCCCGCATCGGGACAAGGTGCCGCGCTGGAAGAAGGCGTAA